One Mixta gaviniae genomic window carries:
- the rhaD gene encoding rhamnulose-1-phosphate aldolase, with protein MQSILSSWFVQGMVKATSDMWLKGWDERNGGNVSMRLLPEEVAPFKQDFVADPRCIELSRPAPGLANDWFIVTGSGKFFRNVQLDPADSLALLQVDEKGLSYKIHWGLANGGVPTSELASHFQSHSVRKLRTHGADRVIMHCHATNFMALSYVVELDSARFTRLLWEGSTECLVVFPDGVGIVPWMVPGTDEIGDATAQQMQAHSLVMWPFHGIFGAGPTLDETFGLIDTAEKSSEVLVKVISMGGLRQSITTEQLIALGQRFNVEPWQAALDTGPAHVA; from the coding sequence ATGCAATCGATTCTTTCTTCCTGGTTCGTTCAGGGAATGGTGAAGGCCACCAGCGATATGTGGCTGAAGGGATGGGACGAACGCAACGGCGGCAACGTCAGCATGCGTCTGCTGCCGGAAGAGGTGGCGCCCTTTAAACAGGATTTTGTCGCCGATCCGCGTTGCATCGAACTGAGCCGCCCGGCGCCCGGCCTGGCGAACGACTGGTTTATCGTTACCGGCTCCGGCAAGTTTTTCCGCAATGTGCAGCTCGATCCGGCGGACAGCCTGGCACTGTTGCAGGTGGATGAGAAAGGCCTCTCCTATAAAATTCACTGGGGGCTGGCGAACGGCGGCGTGCCGACTTCGGAGCTGGCCTCGCATTTCCAGTCGCACAGCGTGCGCAAGCTGCGTACCCACGGCGCGGATCGGGTGATCATGCACTGCCACGCGACGAATTTTATGGCGCTGAGCTACGTGGTGGAACTGGATTCGGCGCGCTTTACCCGCTTGCTGTGGGAGGGCAGCACCGAATGCCTGGTGGTGTTCCCTGACGGCGTCGGCATCGTGCCCTGGATGGTGCCTGGCACCGATGAGATCGGCGACGCCACCGCGCAGCAGATGCAGGCGCACAGCCTGGTGATGTGGCCTTTCCACGGCATCTTTGGCGCCGGGCCGACGCTGGATGAGACGTTCGGCCTGATCGATACCGCTGAAAAATCATCCGAGGTGCTGGTGAAAGTGATCTCCATGGGCGGCCTGCGTCAGAGTATCACCACCGAACAGCTGATTGCGTTGGGGCAACGTTTTAACGTTGAGCCGTGGCAGGCGGCGCTGGATACGGGGCCGGCCCATGTTGCGTAA
- a CDS encoding L-rhamnose isomerase, translated as MTRLTEQAFELAKQRFADTGVDVEAAMSRLDKIPVSMHCWQGDDVRGFENPQGALTGGIQATGNYPGRARNADELRADVDLALGLIPGPKRFNLHAIYLESDRPVARDAIEPQHFANWVSWAKERQLGLDFNPTCFSHALSADGFTLSHADAGVRQFWIDHCKASRHVSAWFGEQLGSPSVMNIWVPDGMKDLTIDRFAPRQRLMQSLDEVLAEKLNPAHHIDAVESKLFGIGAESYTVGSNEFCLGYAASRQTALTLDAGHFHPTEVISDKISTVMLYVPRLLLHVSRPVRWDSDHVVLLDDETLAIAQEIVRQKLFDKVHIGLDFFDASINRIAAWVIGTRNAKKALLRALLEPTAKLRALEAAGDYTARLALLEEQKSLPWQAVWEMWCLRHDVPADASWLRSVRDYEEQTLSQR; from the coding sequence ATGACCAGGCTTACAGAACAGGCTTTTGAACTGGCGAAACAGCGATTCGCCGATACCGGCGTCGATGTCGAGGCCGCCATGTCCCGGCTGGATAAGATCCCGGTTTCCATGCACTGCTGGCAAGGTGACGACGTGCGCGGCTTTGAAAACCCGCAGGGGGCGCTGACCGGCGGCATTCAGGCCACCGGCAACTATCCGGGCCGCGCGCGCAATGCCGACGAGCTGCGCGCCGATGTGGATCTGGCGCTGGGGCTGATCCCCGGCCCGAAACGCTTCAACCTGCACGCTATCTATCTTGAAAGCGATCGTCCGGTAGCGCGCGATGCGATCGAACCACAGCACTTCGCCAACTGGGTCAGCTGGGCGAAAGAGCGTCAGCTCGGGCTTGATTTCAACCCGACCTGCTTTTCCCATGCGCTGAGCGCGGACGGTTTTACGCTCTCCCACGCCGACGCGGGCGTGCGTCAGTTCTGGATCGATCACTGCAAGGCCAGCCGTCACGTCTCCGCCTGGTTCGGCGAGCAGCTGGGTAGCCCGTCGGTGATGAATATCTGGGTGCCGGACGGCATGAAGGATCTCACCATCGATCGCTTCGCGCCGCGTCAGCGTTTGATGCAGTCGCTGGATGAGGTGCTGGCCGAGAAGCTGAACCCGGCCCACCATATCGACGCGGTGGAGAGCAAGCTGTTCGGCATTGGCGCCGAGAGCTACACCGTCGGCTCGAACGAGTTCTGCCTCGGCTACGCCGCCAGTCGGCAAACCGCGCTGACGCTGGACGCCGGCCATTTCCATCCTACCGAAGTGATCTCCGACAAAATCTCCACCGTGATGCTCTACGTGCCGCGCCTGTTGCTGCACGTTAGCCGTCCGGTGCGCTGGGACAGCGATCATGTGGTGCTGCTGGATGATGAAACCCTGGCGATCGCCCAGGAGATCGTGCGGCAGAAGCTGTTCGACAAGGTGCATATCGGCCTCGATTTCTTCGACGCCTCGATCAACCGCATCGCCGCCTGGGTGATCGGCACCCGCAACGCCAAAAAGGCGCTGCTGCGGGCGTTGCTGGAGCCGACCGCTAAACTGCGGGCGCTGGAGGCGGCGGGGGATTACACCGCGCGGCTGGCGCTGCTGGAAGAACAAAAATCGCTGCCCTGGCAGGCGGTATGGGAGATGTGGTGCCTGCGTCACGATGTCCCGGCGGACGCCAGCTGGCTGCGCAGCGTGCGCGATTATGAAGAACAGACCCTCAGTCAACGGTAA
- the rhaB gene encoding rhamnulokinase, whose protein sequence is MTHRNFVAIDLGASSGRIMLARYQPETQSLTLEQIGRFANRRHQTQGYDCWDLDALEQAIRDGLEQLLASGIVPESIGIDTWGVDVVMLDRAGERVGLPVSYRDQRTHGVMAQAQRELGRDLIWQHTGIQFLPFNTLYQLRAFSQAHPDKVDEVAHVLMIPDYLHYRLTGQLNWEYTNASTTQLLNLETGEWDSQLLSWAGARPAWFGAPRQPGTHVGVWQSRCGQRIPLVAVATHDTASAVLATPLASSDEAYLCSGTWSLLGFESATPFNSAAALSANVTNEGGAEGRYRVLKNIMGLWLLQRVCDELQIDDLCALIAEAERYPACQALIDANDARFINPASMVREIQDACAGQAMPVPHSPVALARTIFDSLALLYRQVAEELSTLRGAPLSRLHIVGGGSQNPLLNQLCANACRLPVSVGPVEASTLGNIGSQLIACGALADVEAFRRCVAQNFPSQLIHPLTDSALTDGWSRFQALKQPRKELCL, encoded by the coding sequence ATGACCCACCGCAATTTTGTTGCCATCGATCTCGGCGCCTCAAGCGGCCGCATCATGCTGGCGCGCTACCAGCCGGAAACGCAATCGCTGACGCTGGAGCAGATTGGCCGTTTCGCCAACCGCCGCCACCAGACGCAAGGGTATGACTGCTGGGATCTCGACGCGCTGGAGCAGGCAATCCGCGACGGGCTGGAGCAGCTGCTGGCCAGCGGCATCGTGCCGGAAAGCATCGGCATCGATACCTGGGGCGTAGATGTGGTAATGCTGGATCGGGCGGGCGAGCGCGTCGGCCTGCCGGTCTCCTACCGCGACCAGCGCACCCACGGCGTGATGGCGCAGGCGCAGCGCGAGCTGGGACGCGATCTGATCTGGCAGCATACCGGCATTCAGTTCCTGCCGTTTAATACCCTTTACCAGCTGCGCGCCTTTAGCCAGGCGCACCCCGATAAGGTGGACGAGGTCGCTCACGTGCTGATGATCCCGGACTATCTGCACTACCGGCTCACCGGGCAGCTTAACTGGGAATATACCAACGCCAGCACCACGCAGCTGCTTAACCTGGAGACCGGCGAGTGGGACAGCCAGCTGCTCAGCTGGGCGGGTGCCCGCCCGGCGTGGTTTGGCGCGCCGCGTCAGCCAGGCACGCACGTCGGTGTCTGGCAGAGCCGCTGCGGGCAGCGCATTCCGCTGGTGGCGGTCGCCACGCACGATACCGCCAGCGCGGTGCTGGCGACGCCGCTCGCCTCGTCCGATGAGGCCTATCTCTGCTCCGGCACCTGGTCGCTGCTCGGCTTTGAAAGCGCGACGCCATTCAACAGCGCCGCCGCGCTCAGCGCTAATGTCACCAATGAAGGCGGCGCGGAAGGGCGCTATCGGGTGCTGAAAAACATTATGGGGCTTTGGCTGCTGCAGCGCGTCTGCGACGAACTGCAGATTGACGATCTCTGCGCGTTGATTGCCGAAGCGGAACGCTATCCCGCCTGCCAGGCGCTGATCGACGCCAACGACGCCCGCTTTATCAACCCGGCCAGCATGGTGCGTGAAATTCAGGATGCCTGCGCCGGGCAGGCGATGCCGGTGCCGCACAGCCCGGTGGCGCTGGCGCGGACGATTTTCGACAGCCTGGCGCTGCTCTATCGCCAGGTGGCGGAAGAATTGTCGACGCTGCGCGGGGCGCCCCTGAGCCGCCTGCATATCGTCGGTGGCGGCAGCCAGAACCCGCTGCTCAACCAGCTCTGCGCCAACGCCTGCCGGCTGCCGGTTAGCGTCGGGCCGGTCGAGGCTTCCACGCTTGGCAATATCGGCAGCCAGCTGATCGCCTGCGGCGCGCTGGCGGACGTTGAGGCGTTCCGCCGCTGCGTGGCGCAAAATTTTCCCTCCCAGCTTATTCACCCTCTCACAGACAGCGCGCTAACCGACGGCTGGTCGCGTTTTCAGGCGCTGAAACAACCGCGTAAGGAATTGTGCTTATGA